Proteins found in one Candidatus Omnitrophota bacterium genomic segment:
- a CDS encoding ROK family protein, with product MAVKSEGMFTYHILQDRERKNLAILELIRKRSPISKAEISRTLGYNIVTITNYLDYYINKKMVLEVGLDISSGGRRPELLELNAKTRYVVGVDISPDTISAIVTDLNIKMISSARAPRPPVNMEALVPSAINVIDEAIVKSGIEHEAIKTIGIGISGIVDYYSGTIRDTDPARGRTKVDFIKFIKAIEQRFSSSVFIGNDASCAAFGEKALNPGADVDNLVYAYSDVGCGIIVHGDVYIGSSGCSGETQILFESRRAGEKMPLERRTFMKPQGVDLGVVSEARKLAAKGTAAEILALAGGNAAAITKDNVIDAAKRNDEVALELIRFAAKNLSIRIAYFINFLNPAVVIIGGGMEKAGDIFLDPLKASVRRFAFEEPMNIVKIVPSLLGENAVVMGASALAAREVFIQA from the coding sequence ATGGCTGTGAAATCCGAAGGTATGTTCACGTACCATATACTGCAGGACAGAGAGCGCAAAAATCTGGCCATACTGGAGCTGATCCGCAAACGCAGCCCTATTTCAAAGGCTGAGATATCGAGGACTCTGGGCTACAACATAGTTACGATCACGAACTATCTTGACTATTACATTAATAAGAAGATGGTGCTCGAGGTCGGTCTTGATATATCTTCGGGCGGAAGGCGGCCGGAGCTTTTGGAGCTTAACGCGAAAACAAGGTACGTTGTCGGTGTGGATATCAGTCCTGACACTATATCGGCCATTGTGACGGACCTCAATATAAAAATGATTTCCTCCGCCAGGGCCCCCAGACCGCCGGTCAATATGGAAGCGCTGGTACCGAGCGCTATCAATGTCATAGACGAGGCAATTGTAAAATCCGGCATCGAGCATGAGGCCATAAAGACGATAGGCATAGGGATTTCCGGCATCGTCGATTACTATTCAGGCACTATTCGGGATACCGACCCCGCCAGAGGCAGGACCAAAGTAGATTTTATCAAGTTCATAAAAGCCATTGAACAGAGATTTAGCTCTTCGGTCTTTATCGGTAATGACGCTTCCTGCGCCGCTTTCGGGGAGAAGGCCCTGAATCCGGGGGCCGATGTAGATAATCTGGTGTACGCCTACTCGGATGTAGGGTGCGGGATAATTGTACACGGGGATGTCTATATAGGTTCCAGCGGATGCTCGGGAGAGACGCAGATACTGTTTGAGTCGCGCAGGGCGGGAGAGAAGATGCCCCTGGAGAGGCGTACCTTTATGAAGCCGCAAGGAGTAGACCTCGGTGTCGTGTCCGAGGCCAGAAAATTGGCGGCGAAAGGAACGGCAGCGGAGATATTGGCGCTGGCCGGTGGAAACGCCGCCGCAATAACCAAAGATAATGTAATAGACGCCGCGAAGAGGAATGACGAAGTTGCCCTGGAGCTTATCCGCTTCGCAGCCAAGAACCTTAGCATAAGAATAGCGTATTTCATCAATTTCCTGAATCCGGCCGTAGTTATCATCGGCGGCGGGATGGAAAAGGCGGGAGATATATTCCTGGATCCATTAAAGGCATCCGTAAGAAGATTCGCGTTCGAAGAGCCAATGAACATCGTGAAGATCGTGCCGAGCCTATTGGGCGAGAACGCTGTTGTTATGGGCGCCTCGGCGCTTGCCGCCAGGGAAGTATTTATACAAGCTTAA
- a CDS encoding zinc metalloprotease HtpX: MFALKLRMMLATALLFAIIYAVIAMIGTSMGISNFYFYLVLSFVMMFIQYMIGPKIVEWSMRVKYIKENEYPKLHQMVKELAMKAKIPNPRIGIAQISVPNAFAFGRSMKDGRICVTEGIMNLLEENELRAVLGHEMSHIKNRDVLTITLLSVIPMILYRIAWQLMFYNRRDSRDSGPNMALVGLAAFIFYFITNLLVLYASRIREYFADKGSIDLGSRPADLASALYKLVYGSARMPKEAIKDVEGMKAFFATDPSRAMKELKDLRDLDLDKNGTIDSSELLALEAKTVRLGFGDKLMEILSTHPNMLKRIKRLSEWRAS, encoded by the coding sequence ATGTTTGCTTTAAAGTTAAGAATGATGCTTGCTACCGCGCTTTTATTCGCGATAATATACGCCGTTATAGCCATGATAGGCACCAGTATGGGGATCTCCAACTTTTATTTCTACCTGGTCCTTTCTTTCGTGATGATGTTCATTCAATACATGATAGGTCCGAAGATCGTCGAATGGTCTATGAGGGTGAAGTATATAAAAGAGAACGAATATCCGAAGCTTCATCAGATGGTGAAAGAGCTTGCCATGAAGGCCAAAATACCCAACCCTAGGATAGGGATCGCGCAGATCTCCGTCCCGAACGCATTCGCATTCGGCCGCTCCATGAAGGACGGCAGGATATGTGTTACCGAAGGGATAATGAACCTTTTGGAAGAGAATGAACTGAGGGCCGTGCTGGGTCATGAGATGAGCCATATAAAGAACAGAGACGTGCTCACCATTACGCTCCTTTCGGTCATACCGATGATACTTTACAGGATAGCCTGGCAGTTGATGTTCTATAACAGGCGCGACAGCAGAGATTCCGGGCCTAACATGGCGTTAGTCGGCCTGGCGGCATTCATATTCTATTTTATAACAAACCTTTTAGTGCTGTATGCCTCCAGGATAAGAGAATATTTCGCGGATAAAGGCTCTATCGATCTGGGCAGCCGCCCGGCAGATCTTGCTTCGGCCCTGTATAAGCTTGTCTACGGGTCCGCCAGAATGCCGAAAGAGGCCATAAAAGACGTGGAAGGCATGAAGGCGTTCTTCGCGACCGATCCGTCGAGGGCGATGAAAGAGCTTAAGGACCTCCGCGACCTTGATCTCGATAAAAACGGGACAATAGACTCTTCGGAACTTCTGGCTCTCGAGGCTAAGACCGTGCGCCTGGGTTTTGGCGATAAACTGATGGAGATCTTGAGCACCCACCCGAATATGCTGAAGCGCATAAAGCGCCTGAGCGAGTGGAGAGCATCGTAA